In Parachlamydiales bacterium, a single window of DNA contains:
- a CDS encoding heavy metal translocating P-type ATPase, producing the protein MESLSQKKDNTFGFESLDGYIAILAVVCIAAYLILRFFIPDLQEYAYYPLYLTLGLGGSILVLDLLGKLVTLQFGSDLLAGMSIVTAILLGEYLAGSLVVLMLSGGKTLESYAIRTASKTLEALAKRAPTTAHRKTGDTIEDIPVGKIIIGDTLLIFPHEICPVDGDVVEGNGVMDESYLTGEPFMISKAPGSEVLSGAINGEASLTIKSTKLSEDSRYAKIMQVMSETEQKKPHMRRLADQLGAWYTPLAIIIALLAWVASSDPVRFLAVLVIATPCPLLIAIPVAIIGSISLCARRGILIKNPIVLEQIDQCRTMIFDKTGTLTYGKPTLTEQKIYNSKTPEEVLKLVASVERYSKHPLASAILEKAEDEKIKLLDAQQISEPQGAGLRGVVDGQEVIITSRKRLVNFGLEKELPLLPVGAGLECIVIIDKALAAHYRFRDAPRSDSANFINHLLPKHGIKKTMIVSGDREEEVRYLANSVGIMEVYGGKSPEEKVDIVVKETQQAKTAYLGDGINDAPALLSATVGIAFGRNSDITGEAAGAVIMDSSLEKVDEFLHISKRMRNIALQSALGGMILSFFGMVVAAFGFLPPVAGAISQEVIDLLAIMNSLRTIWKPSVMSDIPLGDNKP; encoded by the coding sequence ATGGAATCTCTTTCTCAGAAAAAAGACAACACGTTTGGCTTTGAAAGCTTGGACGGATATATCGCCATCTTAGCTGTCGTCTGTATTGCAGCATACTTGATCCTGCGCTTTTTTATTCCCGATTTGCAAGAATATGCATATTACCCCCTTTACCTTACGTTAGGACTCGGAGGAAGCATCCTTGTTTTGGATCTTTTAGGGAAATTAGTGACCTTACAATTCGGGTCAGACTTGCTTGCCGGAATGTCCATTGTTACGGCCATTTTGCTGGGAGAATATCTGGCAGGCTCCTTAGTTGTGTTGATGCTTTCAGGAGGAAAAACTTTAGAAAGCTATGCTATCAGAACAGCTTCAAAAACCCTTGAGGCCCTGGCTAAGCGCGCTCCGACAACAGCCCACCGCAAGACAGGTGATACTATCGAAGATATCCCGGTAGGTAAAATTATCATTGGAGATACGTTATTAATATTTCCACATGAGATCTGTCCGGTAGACGGCGATGTCGTGGAAGGGAACGGTGTGATGGACGAGTCCTATCTGACCGGCGAACCCTTTATGATTTCTAAAGCTCCCGGTTCAGAAGTCCTTTCAGGCGCAATTAATGGAGAAGCCTCACTAACAATCAAATCGACAAAATTATCTGAAGATTCACGTTACGCCAAAATCATGCAGGTGATGTCTGAGACTGAGCAGAAAAAACCGCACATGAGAAGGCTTGCCGACCAACTAGGAGCTTGGTATACCCCTTTGGCGATTATTATAGCTCTTTTAGCGTGGGTAGCTAGCAGCGATCCTGTACGATTTTTAGCCGTACTGGTGATTGCAACCCCTTGTCCATTACTGATCGCAATACCTGTAGCAATCATAGGATCTATTTCCTTATGTGCCCGTAGGGGGATTCTAATTAAAAACCCCATAGTTCTAGAGCAGATCGATCAATGCCGCACCATGATTTTTGACAAAACAGGGACCTTAACATATGGAAAACCCACTCTCACAGAACAGAAAATCTACAATAGTAAAACACCTGAAGAGGTCTTAAAGCTTGTTGCTAGCGTTGAGAGGTATTCTAAGCACCCATTGGCAAGTGCGATTCTAGAGAAAGCAGAAGATGAGAAAATTAAACTATTGGATGCTCAACAAATAAGTGAACCCCAGGGGGCAGGTCTGCGTGGAGTTGTAGATGGACAAGAAGTCATCATCACCAGCAGAAAACGACTTGTGAATTTTGGCTTGGAAAAAGAACTGCCTCTGTTGCCGGTAGGGGCAGGTCTAGAGTGCATTGTTATTATAGACAAAGCTTTGGCTGCACATTACCGCTTTAGAGATGCCCCTCGCAGTGATAGTGCTAACTTCATAAACCATCTGCTTCCCAAACATGGGATAAAAAAAACCATGATCGTCTCTGGAGATCGCGAGGAAGAGGTCCGCTATCTGGCAAATTCTGTGGGAATCATGGAAGTCTATGGAGGTAAAAGTCCTGAAGAGAAAGTAGATATTGTGGTGAAAGAAACCCAACAGGCCAAAACAGCTTACCTGGGCGACGGTATCAATGATGCTCCTGCATTACTTAGCGCAACAGTGGGTATCGCATTTGGGCGCAATAGTGATATTACAGGGGAAGCTGCAGGGGCTGTGATCATGGATAGCAGCTTGGAGAAGGTAGACGAATTCTTACATATCAGCAAAAGGATGAGAAATATTGCATTACAAAGCGCGCTAGGCGGAATGATCCTTTCGTTTTTTGGAATGGTCGTTGCAGCATTTGGATTCCTCCCTCCTGTAGCAGGGGCTATTAGTCAAGAGGTCATAGATCTTTTGGCGATTATGAACTCCCTAAGGACTATTTGGAAACCAAGCGTTATGAGCGATATACCCTTAGGGGATAACAAACCATGA
- a CDS encoding GNAT family N-acetyltransferase: MMIKVLLALVFSISSFTLCNGNPIQLEVFRGQEIKKYVSEFASLCHTIYAEYPYLYDGEHAGYETYINSYGDLPNSILCLAFDGDQVVGACSGMPLSESREDYQGPFLKENIDIHHFFYISELILLPDYRRKGIGENLYANIEDIVRKEKLYSAITCCNIQVAKDDPNMPKDYRYIDYPLWIKLGFNKYPHLSYDSYWVNVGEKDDSPHHLVFWIKNLKD; encoded by the coding sequence ATGATGATAAAGGTATTGTTAGCGCTTGTTTTTAGTATTTCAAGTTTTACGCTTTGCAATGGAAATCCTATCCAATTGGAAGTATTCAGAGGGCAAGAGATAAAGAAGTATGTCTCAGAATTTGCGAGCTTGTGCCATACAATTTATGCTGAATATCCATACCTTTATGACGGAGAACATGCGGGTTATGAAACGTATATTAATTCCTATGGCGATTTGCCCAATAGCATCCTATGTCTTGCGTTCGACGGGGATCAAGTGGTAGGCGCATGTTCAGGCATGCCGTTAAGTGAATCCAGAGAGGATTATCAAGGCCCTTTCTTAAAAGAGAATATAGATATCCATCATTTTTTCTATATCAGTGAGCTCATCTTATTACCAGACTATCGCAGAAAGGGGATTGGGGAAAATTTATATGCGAATATTGAAGATATTGTCAGAAAAGAAAAGCTTTATTCAGCCATCACCTGCTGTAATATTCAAGTGGCTAAAGATGATCCTAATATGCCCAAAGATTATAGATACATTGACTATCCCTTATGGATAAAGCTCGGCTTTAATAAGTACCCTCACCTAAGCTACGATTCCTATTGGGTGAATGTCGGCGAAAAAGATGACTCGCCGCACCATCTTGTATTCTGGATAAAAAACTTGAAAGATTGA
- a CDS encoding Lpg1974 family pore-forming outer membrane protein, which translates to MATAFKRKYMAILGLLVAFSTQLSGLDYNQNNCVADCCETQDCIISFEADLLLWRPQLCGLESAFGNTSIDTFLDANGITTTTIRESHRKPHSKWNAGFRIAADVAMNDFDLEAKWTHFKGHANYSADEQSGRWKIRYDVIDLTLGHQFCMSSCFNVRPYIGLRAARIHQSLKSHLETTLTSSITGNSIAFTDMDDKEDFWGVGPQIGLGANWNIGCDLSLYGDLAVVSYYGDVKGRNRNTDTVLTSVDICNGRNDHCFNNIGTDAEIGIRWDKSSSCSCGCINYMVKLGLEQHRIYDFSYLGSDGNLTLDGAVIGAGISFNY; encoded by the coding sequence ATGGCGACTGCATTTAAAAGAAAATATATGGCTATCCTAGGACTCCTGGTAGCCTTTTCAACACAACTTAGCGGGTTGGATTACAACCAAAACAATTGCGTAGCTGACTGCTGTGAAACCCAGGATTGCATCATAAGCTTTGAAGCTGACTTACTCCTGTGGAGGCCTCAGCTTTGCGGACTTGAAAGCGCTTTCGGAAATACATCGATTGACACCTTTCTAGATGCAAATGGTATCACGACGACGACTATAAGAGAGTCCCATAGAAAACCCCATTCAAAATGGAACGCCGGATTCCGCATAGCGGCAGATGTTGCAATGAATGATTTTGATCTGGAAGCCAAATGGACGCATTTCAAAGGACACGCTAATTATAGCGCTGATGAGCAGAGTGGACGTTGGAAAATAAGATATGATGTGATCGATTTGACTTTAGGACATCAGTTTTGCATGTCTTCTTGTTTCAACGTAAGGCCTTATATTGGCTTGCGCGCTGCTAGAATCCATCAAAGCTTAAAATCGCATCTAGAAACTACTTTAACATCTTCCATAACGGGCAATAGTATCGCCTTTACTGATATGGATGACAAAGAAGATTTCTGGGGAGTTGGCCCTCAAATAGGTTTAGGAGCTAATTGGAACATAGGCTGCGACTTAAGTCTATATGGTGACTTAGCTGTCGTTTCCTATTATGGCGACGTAAAAGGAAGAAACCGTAATACAGATACGGTTCTTACATCAGTCGACATTTGCAATGGAAGAAACGACCATTGCTTTAACAATATCGGTACTGATGCAGAAATAGGTATCCGTTGGGATAAGTCATCAAGCTGTTCCTGCGGCTGCATCAATTATATGGTTAAATTGGGTTTAGAACAGCACCGTATATATGATTTCAGTTATCTAGGCTCTGATGGTAATTTAACTTTGGACGGCGCTGTCATAGGTGCGGGTATAAGCTTTAATTACTAA
- a CDS encoding collagen-like protein: protein MIYRLLIFVLVFGSSLPATLSAGCERGDRINAAAGGSTGAPGPIGPTGATGDTGATGATGAPGVAGAPGDTGATGAPGVAGAPGDTGPPGPPGTPGVGVLDFTDFFALMPGDNAATVAPGTAVSFPQTGSTSGVIVPLTASTFLLPAVGTYIVQFQVSVDEAGQLMLRLNAAPVADSVAGRATGTSQIVGISLLTTTVPNSILEVINPAGNATALTITPLAGGTEPVSAHLFIVRIQ from the coding sequence ATGATTTACCGTTTACTCATTTTCGTTTTAGTGTTCGGCAGCAGCTTACCAGCAACCCTATCCGCCGGTTGTGAAAGGGGAGACCGTATTAATGCAGCAGCAGGAGGCTCAACAGGAGCCCCAGGACCTATAGGTCCTACCGGCGCTACAGGCGATACAGGCGCTACAGGCGCTACAGGCGCTCCCGGCGTTGCAGGTGCTCCTGGCGATACAGGCGCTACAGGCGCTCCCGGCGTTGCAGGTGCTCCTGGCGATACAGGTCCTCCAGGTCCTCCAGGAACCCCAGGGGTAGGTGTATTAGACTTTACAGACTTCTTTGCTCTGATGCCGGGTGATAACGCAGCGACTGTAGCCCCAGGTACTGCCGTATCCTTCCCACAGACTGGCTCCACCAGTGGCGTCATCGTTCCTTTGACAGCTAGTACCTTTCTCTTACCTGCTGTCGGTACCTATATAGTTCAGTTTCAAGTCAGCGTAGATGAAGCTGGACAGCTTATGTTACGTCTTAACGCAGCGCCAGTAGCTGACTCCGTCGCAGGCCGAGCCACCGGAACTAGCCAAATTGTGGGCATATCTTTATTGACGACGACAGTGCCCAATAGCATCCTCGAGGTAATCAACCCTGCGGGTAATGCAACTGCCTTAACAATTACCCCCTTAGCCGGTGGTACAGAACCTGTTTCAGCGCACCTATTTATAGTAAGGATCCAATAA
- a CDS encoding UbiX family flavin prenyltransferase, with protein MSEPRRMIVGMSGSTGLVYGIELLKVLRQLGIETHLIITKAAEIVRAQESDLTSQELRKLADHYHHIDNLAAPISSGSYKTMGMIIAPCSMRSLGEIANSITSNLLTRAAEVVLKERRRLVLLTREFPLTAAHLKNMVAVTEMGGVIAPPTPAFYFHPRTIEDIVSQTVGRTLDLFDLDAKNFPRWDGNITSPRNNGSKVNGAHIKEENDFIIPQPLSSEVVMATIS; from the coding sequence ATGTCAGAACCCCGAAGAATGATTGTTGGGATGAGCGGCTCAACCGGTCTAGTCTATGGTATAGAGCTACTAAAAGTGCTGCGCCAACTTGGCATCGAAACACATTTGATTATCACAAAAGCTGCAGAAATAGTGCGCGCACAAGAATCAGACCTTACCTCTCAAGAGCTAAGAAAACTGGCCGACCATTACCATCACATCGATAATTTGGCAGCTCCTATCTCCAGCGGATCCTACAAAACAATGGGTATGATTATAGCTCCTTGCTCTATGCGTTCGTTAGGTGAAATAGCAAACAGCATAACCAGTAATCTTCTGACACGTGCTGCTGAAGTGGTTCTCAAGGAAAGGCGCCGTCTAGTACTTCTTACAAGAGAGTTCCCTCTCACAGCTGCCCACCTGAAAAATATGGTTGCAGTGACAGAAATGGGGGGCGTGATTGCACCTCCGACTCCCGCCTTCTACTTTCATCCCCGTACTATTGAAGATATCGTATCCCAAACTGTAGGCCGTACCTTAGATCTCTTTGATCTTGATGCTAAAAACTTCCCCCGCTGGGATGGAAATATCACCTCACCTCGAAATAATGGTTCCAAAGTGAATGGGGCACATATAAAAGAAGAGAATGACTTTATAATTCCTCAGCCTTTGAGCTCAGAGGTAGTTATGGCTACTATTAGCTAA
- a CDS encoding UbiD family decarboxylase has product MPQQSLSDHVLDLEKAGFLIRIKDEKRVDELPKIMEDNPLKAILVEKIKDCEFQFLTNAYSNQDMYAWALGCKKNETGAKMAQMSTQRISPKVVPTAPCKEVILKGADVDLTKLPLFLHHDRDGHAYTNDNMVISKDPDTGITDWGIYRSMFRTKNEKSIDVTCTSHRQHINALKAQKNGKNLPMAMVIGGPLIDKIAALTSAPVTDDDWDVLGGVYGHAANLVKCETLDLYVPANAEIVLEGELLVTEGWTHDEGPYGEFTGMYGGGLKHNPIFKVNCITYRKSAIYQHGTIGGKYPWYTDNMLQLPSVEADIFFALQKAGIDVKEVRAPAGGLSNIAYAKIKTMGGGDAMQTLTVMLSCSRLALPKIAMVFDEDVDIWNDNAVLWAMAFRYMPHRGTLVIPGGNTMTVDPSVGSDVPPISASKLGLDCTIPLVGGFDPHSFDPSSLCMLGDPPKNIQSMTEEELTQDMEKFIKEAPRSWKEILQKYHGQAYPLIYRAFSNLRHQLGRAGDSPWFRYTFSDHDFAFENKDK; this is encoded by the coding sequence ATGCCTCAGCAAAGTTTATCCGATCATGTCCTTGATCTCGAAAAAGCCGGCTTTCTCATCCGCATAAAAGATGAAAAAAGGGTGGATGAACTCCCTAAAATTATGGAAGACAACCCTCTGAAAGCTATCCTGGTAGAGAAAATAAAAGATTGTGAATTCCAGTTCCTTACCAATGCCTACTCCAACCAAGATATGTATGCCTGGGCCCTAGGGTGCAAGAAAAATGAGACCGGGGCAAAAATGGCCCAGATGAGCACGCAGCGCATCTCTCCAAAAGTAGTACCAACAGCTCCATGCAAGGAAGTAATCTTAAAAGGGGCTGATGTAGACCTCACTAAACTTCCCCTATTTCTGCACCACGACCGTGATGGACACGCCTACACTAACGATAATATGGTCATCAGCAAAGATCCCGATACCGGTATTACCGACTGGGGAATATACCGCAGTATGTTCCGTACCAAAAATGAAAAGAGCATTGATGTAACCTGCACCTCTCATCGGCAACATATAAATGCTCTCAAAGCACAGAAAAATGGAAAAAATCTCCCTATGGCAATGGTTATTGGAGGGCCGTTGATCGACAAAATTGCTGCTCTAACATCGGCACCAGTTACTGACGATGATTGGGATGTGCTAGGAGGTGTATATGGACACGCAGCTAATTTAGTGAAATGTGAAACTTTGGATCTGTATGTTCCAGCTAATGCTGAAATAGTCTTAGAAGGGGAACTATTAGTTACAGAAGGTTGGACGCATGATGAAGGACCCTACGGTGAGTTCACAGGAATGTATGGCGGTGGCTTAAAACACAATCCTATTTTTAAAGTGAACTGCATAACTTACCGCAAGAGCGCCATCTATCAGCACGGGACAATAGGCGGCAAGTACCCTTGGTATACGGATAACATGCTGCAGCTACCTTCTGTTGAAGCAGATATTTTCTTTGCATTGCAAAAGGCGGGGATCGATGTGAAAGAAGTACGCGCACCCGCGGGCGGACTTTCAAATATTGCCTATGCAAAAATTAAAACCATGGGCGGCGGTGATGCAATGCAAACTCTGACTGTCATGTTAAGCTGCTCAAGGTTAGCTTTACCCAAGATCGCAATGGTTTTTGACGAAGATGTCGACATATGGAACGATAATGCAGTTTTATGGGCCATGGCTTTCCGATACATGCCTCACAGGGGTACTCTGGTAATTCCGGGAGGTAATACGATGACGGTAGATCCAAGTGTAGGAAGTGACGTGCCGCCCATTAGCGCCTCTAAACTTGGGCTAGACTGTACGATTCCTCTTGTAGGTGGATTTGATCCTCATAGTTTTGATCCAAGTTCACTCTGCATGTTGGGTGATCCTCCTAAAAATATTCAGTCGATGACAGAAGAAGAGTTAACACAGGATATGGAAAAATTCATTAAGGAAGCTCCCCGCTCCTGGAAAGAAATCTTACAGAAATATCACGGCCAAGCTTACCCCCTAATCTATAGAGCTTTCAGTAACCTGCGTCATCAATTAGGCCGGGCCGGTGATTCGCCTTGGTTCCGTTATACTTTTTCAGATCATGACTTTGCCTTTGAAAATAAAGACAAATGA
- a CDS encoding SRPBCC domain-containing protein, whose protein sequence is MADIDHEISIKASVETIYKALTTLDGLRAWHTVEVEGDAKVNGHLIFKAEGKPTFDWKILSLDPHNITWECVSGPGDSAGTKVIYKISKYDDERSLVEMRHAGWPGQHGNFRKCNTLWGILLHHLKTYAETKSALPAIK, encoded by the coding sequence TAAAGCTTCCGTTGAAACTATATACAAAGCCTTAACAACCCTGGACGGTCTGCGTGCCTGGCATACAGTGGAAGTGGAAGGGGACGCCAAAGTCAACGGCCATCTGATTTTCAAGGCTGAAGGCAAGCCCACCTTTGACTGGAAAATCCTTAGTTTGGATCCGCACAATATCACTTGGGAATGTGTGAGCGGTCCTGGAGACTCTGCCGGAACTAAAGTTATCTATAAGATTTCAAAATATGACGACGAACGCTCCCTTGTAGAAATGCGCCATGCCGGCTGGCCGGGACAGCACGGAAACTTCCGCAAGTGCAATACATTATGGGGGATCCTGCTCCACCACCTTAAAACCTACGCTGAAACCAAGAGCGCTCTTCCCGCAATAAAATAA